A window of Pectobacterium carotovorum genomic DNA:
AGCACACGGGCAAATTCGCAGACGAGTTCAAACGTGGGTTTATGCGTGCCATTTTCATAATGAGACAGCCGTGAATAGGCGGTCGCCTCTTCGATACCAGCCAGTACACCAAGCTTCTCCTGCGTGAGATTCGCTCTTAATCTGGCTGCCTTCAAACGCTTAGGAATCATTCAGTTATTACCGGCAGTTGATGTATTGCGATAATCTTTAGCATTCCTCAATATGAATTTTCTTTAGAGTTTATAAAGATGATTGCGAACTTCGTGCCGTTTACTATTTATCTGCCATTTGGTGTGCGTTGCCACTGAACGGTATCACCGACATACAACTTCAGAAGCGCCTCGGCAAAGTCATCGTCCACCGTGTAGAAATAGCTCTCCGGTACGTTCAATGCGTGCGCAAAAGCACAAGCCGTTTTAAACGACGGCGTATGCGTTCCACTCTCATACTGTGAGAGACGGGAATAGGCCGTCTCTTCTCCAATGCCAGCTAATACGCCAAGCTGCTCTTGCGTCAGATTAGCCCGTAACCTCGCATTTTTAAGACGTTCAGGGATCATAAGGATCTGCCACTGGTGACTAAGTTGACAGCATCTTTAGCATTCCTTAAGATTCATTATCTTTAGAGTTACTAAAGATGAAGCAAGCACGGGCAGAACCAGAAGAGAATTCTTCTCTGGCTCTATCTATAAGCCATAACCATGGGTAACTTCCGATGATTGAACAAGACTGGCATCCGGCAGATATCATCGCTGGTTTAAGAAAAAGAGGTACAACGCTGGCAGAGGTTTCCAGAGAGGCGGGACTCGCATCGTCCACACTGGCAAACGCACTAACACGACATTGGCCTAAAGGAGAACGCTTAATTGCCGAAGCCTTGCATAGACGTCCTGAAGAGATCTGGCCTTCGCGGTATAACAATGGGCAGCACAGGAAATACAGAAATGGAATTTCAGATTAGAGGATGATAATAATCGCGAAGATTACCCTGCCGTTCTGCTGCATATAACGGCAGGCTCTTTGTTGTATGTAATAAAAGAACTCACCACATAGTAAATACAATCATCCCACACGAAAAAGCTGGGCAGTATCTGGGTAGGTCTGGCACAGAACGTAACGATTTTAGGCTTTTTAATTCATGCACCCAGCATGGATTAAAAAGTGGCGTAAGGCGAGTAAATTCAATTTCGCAGAAATGGCTAATTTGCGTCGCCCGAACCCACTGGCGAGCGTTCACCCCAAGTGAATCGAGCTGGTCGGGGGGAGCCGAATAAATTTTGCCGCCCCAGCGAGCAAAAAGACGCGCCCACGCGTCGGTTTATTTGGGGGGCGTTAGCCCCGCACACCGTCGCCGCTAAGCGGTAAGTGTCAAGGTAGTTGGCACCCTTGGTTAATTTAAGCCGCCTGTTTTTCCCGTTCCGGATTCAACGTTACCGGGCCTTCCGGCTGCCAGTTTCTTGTCTTCCCTGACCAGCGCTCAGGATGCGCTTTCTGTGCCTGACTATACAGTTCATCCCGCTGGGTCAGCAGAGCTCTGTCTTCACCACGATGTCGTTCTGCCGGCGTCACATAGCGTATTCCACTGTGACGATGCTCTTCGTTATACCAGCGGATAAATTGATTCACCCAGTGACGGGCATCCTCCAGCCTTCGGAACCCTGATGACGGCCACTGTGGGACATATTTCAGCGTCCGGAACAGCGACTCTGCATACGCATTATCATTACTGACTCGCGGTCTGCTGTGAGACGCTGTGATATTCAGTTCATGTAGTTTCATCCGCAGCGTCTGCGATTTCATCGCCGCACCATTATCAGCATGTAACACCAGGGGCTGACGCCAGCAGCCTTCCCGTATCACGCTACGTTGCATCAGTGCCGCTGCCTGTTCACCACTTTCCGTCTCATACACCTCATAACCGGTGATTTTTCGGCTGTACAGGTCGAGTATCATATACAGATAAAACCAGCGACCACGCACTACAGAGGGTAGCCAGGTGATGTCCCACGACCACACCTGACAAGGCCCAGACGCTATAAAGGTTGTCGGTGCTGATACCTTCTGCTGCCGTGCCTGACGTCCTCTGCGATGGACTTCACCTGAGCGACGCAACACCCGATAGAATGTTGACTCACTGGCCAGGTAAATACCCCTGTCGGCCAGACGCGGCACGATTTGTGAGGGGGGAAGGCTGGCATATTCCGGTTCATGACAGACACCCCGTATCCGGTTTTCTTCCTCCGGACTCAGCCGATTAAACGGCACGGGTCTTACCGCCTCAGCTCGCCGGTCACGGGGAAAGTACTGCCAGCGTCGCCAGGTACGCAGGCTGATGTTGACTTCACGGCAGGCAATGGCCAGTCGCGCTCCCGAGGTTACCGCTTCATTTATCCAGAGAATAAACTGCTGTCGCTCACCTTCAGGTGTCAGTCGTCCCCGTCGGTTTCCCCGTAGTAGTCTGTGAGCTTTTTTCGCAATACCAGTATGGCTGCCGCCTCCGCAAGGGCTTTTTCTTTACGGAGAAGTTCTCTCTTTAGCTGTTTGTTTTCTTTCTGACTCTGCTTGAGGGCTGCTTTATCATCGGGATTTTCAGTCTGCATAAAACCTTGTTTCCAATGAACAAGTTGCTCCGGGTAGAGTCCTTTCTTACGGCAGTATTCCGCGATTTCTGCCTCACTGAGTGTGGCGGTTTCGACTATCACGGCAAAGCGCGCATCTGCTGACCACTGGTCTGTTGTTTTCTCTGCTCTGGGCACGGGTTTTCCCTCTGATCTAGCCTGATTTCGCCAGTTATAGAGGGTAGCTTCGGATATTCCTTCCATCTGTGCAACAGCAGCCACGGTCATATTGTAGGGCGGCAGCAGTTTTGCCAGTATTCCGGATTTTCGTTCAGGGGAAATACGTTTCATTTGTCACTCCATCACCCTCGCGTTTATTTTCAGAGGGGGTGACAACTATGCTGACACTGAGGGTAAGTCTCCGGCCATAAGCCGGTAGCGTGGCGCGACCAACCCATTTAAAGCTGAGTTTCCCGTTATTTCGCACCGAGCCTGCGAGGAAGAGAAATAACAGGCTAAACGCGCGTCTTAAAGGGGTTGGTCGCGCGTAGCGCGTGACGGTGTGCCGCCGTTGACCTTGGGGGTTTTGGCGTGGCGTCCAGCCGCGACATTACCCCCATGAGCCAGGCAATAAGGGCGTCCAGCCCGCATGAACTGGCGCACGCCGTTCGTGCCGGAAAGCATACCTTCCGGCACATGGTCGTAAAGCGACTACGTTCTTTCGCCCCATGTTCTCGCCTCATCCGTTCGCCCTATACTATGGGGCGAGAACATGGGACGACATGATGAGGCGAGAGGTAGCCATAATGAAGTGGTAAAATTGAAAAGAGATTCACTTCACTGTCTTCGGTAATTAATGGTCTACATTCCTACCTAGATAATTGCTATTGCTACAGTAAAGAGTGTTTTGAGACATATGTTTGCCATATATAAATTTCTATGCTCCAGAATGAATTTCTATGGTATAGAAATTCATTCTGGAGCCAACAAGCGTAGCGCGTTAGTAGCTTCATAAAGAAATTTTGGCGCAGTGTAAGTCTAGCTTCTGGTGCAACGCATCATTGGATACGTTGATTAACTGGATTCTAATTTCTCTTCCAATAACTAATTTTTAGTGTTACTTTTAAAACACCCTTAGTCTGGAAGTGCTTATTGCATTTCTTGCGGTTGGTGCTTAGCCGACCCGATTATATTGTTTGGTTTCTCGTCGCAAGATCGAGCCGCGTCACGAGGATCTCATCCTCGAGCCACGTCTCGAGCTCACGCCTCGTAACCTATGTAAGGGCAATTATTTATGTGGTTTAGGCATCCAAAATACCTTAACGCAAGAAAAGATTTCATTAAAAACTTCTCACCTAGCGAGCTGAATCAATTAAATTATTCGTTACCTAAAATTCTTTTCATATGTGGCGGGGAAGATAAAACCTGTAAGAATAGAGGATTTCTTGAGCATTATATAAAAAGACATCATAAAGAGTATTTAACTTTCCGAGCGGAACTTGCATGGGAAGTGATTAGCTCCAATGATAAAGGTAAAAATGTTAATGCATTAGCATTAGAAGAGTGGTTAGCTGATATTTCAGATATCGTTATTATATTAGTAGAAAGCTTTGGCACAGTAGCGGAATTAGGTGCTTTTTCTTTAAGCCCTAGCCTAAGAAAAAAATTACTTCCTATTTTGGATCGACAATTTGAAAGGCATGCATCATTTATAAACACTGGTCCAGTAATGTGGATCAACAATGACTCAAAATTTAGCCCCACAATATATACTGATTTCAAAACTATACTAACGTGTATACCACAAATTAATGATAGATTGAACAGACAAATTAAATCCTCTGTATCAAGAAACAACCTTCATGGTATATATAATTACTCACCTAAAGTTTTACTATTTTTCCTTTTGTTCGTCATTGCATCGCTTGGCCCTATAGGGGAAAAAGAAATATCTAACATTTCATTAGAGATAATAAAGTTACGCGATGGAAATAAAAAAAATATCAGTTTTATGTTATCGCTTGGGATTGCTCTAGGATTATTTAAGAAAACACAAATCGATGAAAAAAATTATTACTCTTGTGTTGATTTCGATAAGTTCTTTAATCATGAGTCCACGAAAAAAATGTTAGTTAAAATCCTTCGAGGGAGAGCCAGAGCTCTTTCTGATTTAATCATGATTCCTTCATTTAAAAAAGAACTAAGTAAGGTTATGAAAAATGCTGATTGAACATCTTTCGGAAAACTTGATATTAACAAAGCAGTTCATACTTAATCTTGCAGATAGTTCTAGCGATTGCTATAACAAATTCAGTGTTCCTAAAAAAAACGGCGGTACAAGGGTAATCTATCAACCAAATAAAGAGTTAAAGTTACTTCAAAGAGTATTGCATGACGATTTTCTAACAAAAATGCCTGTTCACAATGCCTGTACTGCTTATCGAAATGGGTCAACAGTAAAATTAAATGCAGAATTGCATAAAGATAATAAATATTTACTTAGATTGGATTTTGTTAATTTTTTCAAATCTATTACACACAATGACATATTCCTTTATTTACAAGAAAATAAATTATCTTCTACTTGGATAGATGACGACACGGAACTTTTTTTGAAGCTAGTTTGTTATAAAGGACGATTGACTATGGGAGCTGTAACATCTCCTATGCTTTCTAATTTAGTATGTGAAAAACTCGATAGAGCAATAGAAGGAATATGTAATCATGATGCTTTAACGTATAGCAGGTATGCAGATGACATTTACCTTTCAACGAATACCCCAAACATATTAAACCAAGTGCCCAAAAAAGTTATAGCTGTCTTAAGAAACTTAGAATACCCAAAAAACTTAATCATAAACACATCTAAAACCTTACATTCATCTCAAAAGAGAAGAATGTTGGTAACGGGTCTAACTATAACTAATCAAGGAAACATATCAATCGGCAGAGATAAAAAGAGAGAGATTCGTAGTTTAATACATAAATGGGAGACGTTGCCAACCGATAAAAGAAAATATCTTCAAGGATATTTATCATACTGCGCAAGCGTTGAGCCTTTATTCATAAACTCACTTTGTGAAAAATATAGTGCAAAAATAATTAGAAAAATTCAATCATATAAATTCTAAAATCAATATAACTTCACTAAGAAAACATTTAAATTATATCAAATAAATTGCCGCCTCTGCTTAGAAATTACCATCAAGAAGGCAGTAGCTAGACTGAATCATAGAATATCACCTGCTAGCTATCTATGGACAAACTCCAAAGTGGCACAAGCATTTAAATTATCTTAACCAATCGGCGAAAATCAAAAAAAATATTATCAATAACTTAAATAAAATTCAATATCTGGTATTTCACTGAAACACTAACGCTCAGGCCACGCCTGTAAAATTGTATTATCTTTTGTACTACTGTTCCTGCTCATGAGGATTTATGACCATGTCTAACACACTCTAATAAAGGGTTTAATAATTTCGTTTAGGCCCACCATTAGGACCATATGGAAAATTTATCTGACTATTAGTTCATTTAAATCATTAAGATAAATAATAAATTCAACTCCCCCCAGCCATTCGTATCCGGCAAGTATCGTTTACTACCGGAAACACCATGAAAACCCGCATTCTCACTGAGTTTGCGGGTTTTTTATTGCCTGTTATCTATCGGTATACCCCGTTTACAGCCTGAAATTTTAGTTATACGCTTAGTTATACCGTCCCATATAACTACAAAAGCGTATAACTACGATGGCTCGTATAACTACACCACTGAGCAATACCGAGATCAAAGCCGCCAAACCTGCCGAGAAGGAATACACGCTACAGGATGGGGATGGGGATGGGTTGTATCTGCTGGTGAAATCGAGCGGATCTAAAATCTGGCGATTTAACTATTCTGGCTGGCTTGATGAACCGACTTTCACACCGCGTGAACCTACCCCTAGGTCGGTTCAATTCTGAAAATAATTATTTTACCTATCAATCAGTTGACTGCGTGAACCGACTGAACCTACCGAACCGACCCACTTTTGCTTATCTATAAGAATTTGCGCACACAAAAATCATGATGGGTTAAACCATTGCCAGCAAGAAAGCACGCAAAACGACACTGAGCGGGTACGGAAAAATTCGCAGTTTAGTTCGCAATTTGGTACGCAGTTGTGCACATTGCTGTGCGAACTGCGTACCTCGCTGAAACCCGCGCCACGCCTCATTTTATTCAATTTGAAATCAATTTTTTGGTCGGTACACATGTATCGAAATGCTATGGTTTTTGGCGATGTCGGCACGGCGGGGAATGGTATGGGGAGCGTGCTTGAAATGGTAGATTAGGGACGGTTTCGATCTATAGCCGAGTAAAACACTGCTGGAGATCGGCTAAACTCGACGGTCTGCTATGTGCCAACAGCGGACGTTATGCTAATCATTGATGAGATGATTCGGTTGGAGCGTACGCTTAGCCAGTTTCTTTTTCAGAATGATAACCATGATTGGGAACCCTGATGCGGAAATTGCACATACCCCCAGCAACGTGTTCATATTTTGTGGTGCTATGGCGTGCCCAGGTAATAGAAAAGCTGACAGAAAAAATGCGACCGTTGTGATCATGTACATTATTGATGACTGCAATGAAGAGAATCCCGCTCGTTGCCTGTCATCAGGAAACTGAATGGTCAGCGCCGAGGAGGAAACCAGACGACTGTATGATGCACCGAGAAATACAGTAATAAATAACCCCGCATGCGGATAGCCCAGAATGGGTATTAGCAAACTCACTATAAAGACGATGGTTGACCCTGTAGCCAGAACCAAAGCAGAGAAACGGGAAGTTAACGCGCCTGTCATTTTTGTTGACAGGTATCCTGCAATGCCCCCGGCGAAAAACAGCCATGGCAGCAGGTCTTGAGAGGCGCCCAGCAGTTGGGTCATTAATGGTACCAGAACAGGAATGATCAGCATCGGGCTAAATTGTACCAGCGCATTACTGGAAGCGAACAGCAAAGTATTAACGTCGAGTGGCAGTGCGTGGGGTGTGTCGAAAGAGAGTGGATCCGGAGGGATGATGGAAACAATCAGTGGCAATGCCAACAAACACAGCGTACTGATAAACCACAAAGCGACATGCCAGCCGTAATGAGCACACAAAAATAGTATCGCGGGCATTCCGACAATGCTTACCATCGAAAATGATGCAATGACCGTCGCCAACATTTTTCCGCGCAAGTTAGCCGGTGCGAGATTTATCAATATACTGATACCCACCCCCATTGTTGTGCCTCCTACCAGTCCTGCGCAGAATCGTAATGCAAGCAGAAGACTAAAACTGGAGGTGAATGTCGTCAAAAATGTCAGTATCCCCAGGAGTGCCATATTGACGAAGAGAAAACGTTTCTTATTGAAACGACCAATCCAGTAAAAGGCGATAATTCCCGAGAGGACTGCCCCGGAGGTGTACATGCCGGATACGTAGCCTGAGAATGATACGGGAACGACGAAGTCTGCTGCCATAAAAGCAAAAACAGGGTTGAACATCATATATTCCAGTGCATTCGTGAACTGGATAAAAGCCATGACAACCGCTATCCGGATGAGGGCTTTATGATTAAACGTTGTTGTGACCAGTGACATAGCAAGCGACCTGTGGATGAAAGATATCTGAGTTTAACTGCTATCAATTCGGTTCATTAGATGGTAAAACTGACACTTATTGTTATCATTTATGGGATAGTTTATGCGGCCAGCTCTTGATTTTAATACCCTGAAAGTTTTCATTGCGGTGGTTGAAAGAGACAGTTTTGTTGGGGCATCGAAAATCCTTGAAATGCCGACATCAAACGTGAGTCGTTGTATTTCTCAGTTAGAAGACAGACTGAATCTTCAGCTTATTGAGCGCAACACCCGACATATGAAACTCACCCAGGCGGGACACCTGCTCTATACCCGGGCGAAGCCATTACTGGAAGCGCTTGAGCAGACTGAAACAGAATTAACGTTGCGGCAAATGCAGCTCAAGGGGCCACTACGTATCTGTATTCCCAATGAAATAGGTCCTGCACTGCTGGGTTCTGTGGTTGCCGATTTTGCCTGCCAGCACCCGGATCTGGAAATTAGCTGTGTCACAAATTTGTCTGGTTTTGAATCCCTGCGAGACGATCTGGATTTAGCTATCATTGTGAGCCGTGGCCAACTGGATGACAGTGATTACATAGCCCGTCATCTGGTGACAATCCCTTGCACTATCGTTGCAGCCCCCTCCATCATTCAGCGTTATGGCATCCCTTCTCATATACAGCAATTTGAAGAATTACCCTGTATTACCACGGTAAATGCACTTAAAGGTGCTCCCTGGCAGTTTATGAATAAAAAGGGGGGATTCGAGACGATTAAGGTTAAAGGCCATTACAGGGTAAACAGCGGAGAGATGGCAGGACGCGCGGCGGTAGCGGGTGTTGGTTTCGCCATTCTTTCGAAACAGGCCTGCCAACCCTACATCGACGATGGACGGCTGATCGAGATTAAGTTTGAACAACCGCCAGCCCCACTTCAATTGTTCGCACTTTATTCTGACAGGCGTTATTTGCCAGCTAAAACGCGAGCACTCATTGATTACATACAGCAGAATTTGAGCAATACATCCTTAGCAACCTAAGGCTACATTAAACAGCCACAGAGAGTCCTGGTGTTACACTAGTCTCTAAATGCACAATGTCTGCTACTCACTCTTAACAGACGATCAGCGATTAACTCACACCAGCACAGAGAACGACATTCCAGCTACCACTGAGTAGCCACTTGCCTCTCTCTTCCCACCCCACTACAATGTATACAAAACATACAACGTAGTGAGGTGAGAATATGGGCGTCATGTCCGTTCGCTTAAATGATGAAACAACCGCGCAACTTGATGCGCTGGCTAAAGCTACAGGGCGTACCCGCTCTTTTCTGGCTGGACAAGCCATTGAAGATTATCTTGCGCGGGAAGCCTGGCAGATAGCAGAGATTGAGCAGGCCATTAAAGAAGCCGATGCGGGCGATTTTGTCTCATCAGATGAGATAAACAATCTATTTAAAAAGCTAGGAACGGCAAGACATGGAAATTAAATGGCTGCGTAAAGCTGCGGCCAATTTAGAAGCCGAATACCTCTATATCGCGCAAGACGATCCACAGGCTGCCAGCCAGTTCGTAGATGAAGTCCAAAGATTAACGGAATTACTACCGCAACAGCCAGCAATAGGAAGGCCAGGCCGTGTGCCAGGAACGCGTGAGCTGGTGTTAACGCATTATCCCTACATCATCCCCTACCGTGTGAAAGATAATATGTTCCAGATTCTGCGCGTCTTTCATACGCACAGACGTTTACCATCAAAATGGTGAATAACCACTTTCATGAATTTTAACGAACGCACATCCACCGGCTGACAGCTACACAACGATGAAAGACGACAAAAAACATAGCCAACAATCAAGATCGTCCGGCTGGGGCGGGAAACGTACTGGTGCGGGCGCTCCCGTTGGTAACACCAATGCGGTGAAACATGGGGAACACAGCCGCCAGGCATTCTTTCCTTTGGCTGGTGATAATGGGCGATTCACGCAGTTGCAATTGCTACGAGTAAGAAACCTACTACTTGCTGAACGTGTAGGCGAGTTGATGCACAGATCTCTTTCTTTGGGTACAACCGAGTGGCGCGAGTTTATGTTGCTAGATGGGATTCTATGGCAACACACCCGAAAAATGATGGTGTTGGAGCGTCGTAAAGCAAAATTAAATTTACATCGCACCCAGCACTAAAAACCAGCACATCAAACGAGACTCTATCACCATACGAAGACTATTTTTTAGAGTGACTTTTTGTTTTAGTTATACGTTTAGTTATATGAACAAAAATAACAAAACTTTAAAATAAATTAAAACATACACTTATGGCTAAAATTCAATTTCCCCCAGGGTATAACCATTTCCCTGCTTTAGCTGACTCAATAATCATCCCGACAGTGAGCGGTTTTAACGCTTTCGATAGTGGTTTCTTTTGCCAGATTGGATACTCATATTCAAAATAATTTCTTCCATCAAAGTTTGAATGCTCAATATTAAAATGTCCGAATACATCAAGAAGGAAATCGTGAGCATCCTCTGGTAGAAACTGATAATCATCCTGTAACGTCCAGTCTTTAGTGACTTGTCTAATTCCGGATTTAAACCAATTTTTCCTAATCGGGTAACGTTCCATGAGATATTGAATAATCTCATTTTCGATATCTC
This region includes:
- a CDS encoding helix-turn-helix transcriptional regulator — its product is MIPKRLKAARLRANLTQEKLGVLAGIEEATAYSRLSHYENGTHKPTFELVCEFARVLNVPECYFYIVDDEFAEDVLNLYLDRVRRKEK
- a CDS encoding helix-turn-helix transcriptional regulator; protein product: MIPERLKNARLRANLTQEQLGVLAGIGEETAYSRLSQYESGTHTPSFKTACAFAHALNVPESYFYTVDDDFAEALLKLYVGDTVQWQRTPNGR
- a CDS encoding helix-turn-helix domain-containing protein — encoded protein: MIEQDWHPADIIAGLRKRGTTLAEVSREAGLASSTLANALTRHWPKGERLIAEALHRRPEEIWPSRYNNGQHRKYRNGISD
- a CDS encoding IS3 family transposase (programmed frameshift) — its product is MKRISPERKSGILAKLLPPYNMTVAAVAQMEGISEATLYNWRNQARSEGKPVPRAEKTTDQWSADARFAVIVETATLSEAEIAEYCRKKGLYPEQLVHWKQGFMQTENPDDKAALKQSQKENKQLKRELLRKEKALAEAAAILVLRKKLNRLLRGNRRGRLTPEGERQQFILWINEAVTSGARLAIACREVNISLRTWRRWQYFPRDRRAEAVRPVPFNRLSPEEENRIRGVCHEPEYASLPPSQIVPRLADRGIYLASESTFYRVLRRSGEVHRRGRQARQQKVSAPTTFIASGPCQVWSWDITWLPSVVRGRWFYLYMILDLYSRKITGYEVYETESGEQAAALMQRSVIREGCWRQPLVLHADNGAAMKSQTLRMKLHELNITASHSRPRVSNDNAYAESLFRTLKYVPQWPSSGFRRLEDARHWVNQFIRWYNEEHRHSGIRYVTPAERHRGEDRALLTQRDELYSQAQKAHPERWSGKTRNWQPEGPVTLNPEREKQAA
- a CDS encoding retron St85 family effector protein; translation: MWFRHPKYLNARKDFIKNFSPSELNQLNYSLPKILFICGGEDKTCKNRGFLEHYIKRHHKEYLTFRAELAWEVISSNDKGKNVNALALEEWLADISDIVIILVESFGTVAELGAFSLSPSLRKKLLPILDRQFERHASFINTGPVMWINNDSKFSPTIYTDFKTILTCIPQINDRLNRQIKSSVSRNNLHGIYNYSPKVLLFFLLFVIASLGPIGEKEISNISLEIIKLRDGNKKNISFMLSLGIALGLFKKTQIDEKNYYSCVDFDKFFNHESTKKMLVKILRGRARALSDLIMIPSFKKELSKVMKNAD
- a CDS encoding retron St85 family RNA-directed DNA polymerase, producing the protein MLIEHLSENLILTKQFILNLADSSSDCYNKFSVPKKNGGTRVIYQPNKELKLLQRVLHDDFLTKMPVHNACTAYRNGSTVKLNAELHKDNKYLLRLDFVNFFKSITHNDIFLYLQENKLSSTWIDDDTELFLKLVCYKGRLTMGAVTSPMLSNLVCEKLDRAIEGICNHDALTYSRYADDIYLSTNTPNILNQVPKKVIAVLRNLEYPKNLIINTSKTLHSSQKRRMLVTGLTITNQGNISIGRDKKREIRSLIHKWETLPTDKRKYLQGYLSYCASVEPLFINSLCEKYSAKIIRKIQSYKF
- a CDS encoding MFS transporter, coding for MSLVTTTFNHKALIRIAVVMAFIQFTNALEYMMFNPVFAFMAADFVVPVSFSGYVSGMYTSGAVLSGIIAFYWIGRFNKKRFLFVNMALLGILTFLTTFTSSFSLLLALRFCAGLVGGTTMGVGISILINLAPANLRGKMLATVIASFSMVSIVGMPAILFLCAHYGWHVALWFISTLCLLALPLIVSIIPPDPLSFDTPHALPLDVNTLLFASSNALVQFSPMLIIPVLVPLMTQLLGASQDLLPWLFFAGGIAGYLSTKMTGALTSRFSALVLATGSTIVFIVSLLIPILGYPHAGLFITVFLGASYSRLVSSSALTIQFPDDRQRAGFSSLQSSIMYMITTVAFFLSAFLLPGHAIAPQNMNTLLGVCAISASGFPIMVIILKKKLAKRTLQPNHLIND
- a CDS encoding LysR family transcriptional regulator yields the protein MRPALDFNTLKVFIAVVERDSFVGASKILEMPTSNVSRCISQLEDRLNLQLIERNTRHMKLTQAGHLLYTRAKPLLEALEQTETELTLRQMQLKGPLRICIPNEIGPALLGSVVADFACQHPDLEISCVTNLSGFESLRDDLDLAIIVSRGQLDDSDYIARHLVTIPCTIVAAPSIIQRYGIPSHIQQFEELPCITTVNALKGAPWQFMNKKGGFETIKVKGHYRVNSGEMAGRAAVAGVGFAILSKQACQPYIDDGRLIEIKFEQPPAPLQLFALYSDRRYLPAKTRALIDYIQQNLSNTSLAT
- a CDS encoding CopG family ribbon-helix-helix protein; translated protein: MGVMSVRLNDETTAQLDALAKATGRTRSFLAGQAIEDYLAREAWQIAEIEQAIKEADAGDFVSSDEINNLFKKLGTARHGN
- a CDS encoding type II toxin-antitoxin system RelE/ParE family toxin — protein: MEIKWLRKAAANLEAEYLYIAQDDPQAASQFVDEVQRLTELLPQQPAIGRPGRVPGTRELVLTHYPYIIPYRVKDNMFQILRVFHTHRRLPSKW
- a CDS encoding DUF1493 family protein, which gives rise to MDVFLMNKRDIENEIIQYLMERYPIRKNWFKSGIRQVTKDWTLQDDYQFLPEDAHDFLLDVFGHFNIEHSNFDGRNYFEYEYPIWQKKPLSKALKPLTVGMIIESAKAGKWLYPGGN